GGGCGTCCGCGACCGCAAGCAGGCGCGCAGCCGCTACGGCGCCAAGCGGGACGGCTAGCCGATGCCGAGGAAAGGTCCCGCCCCGCGTCGCGAGCTCATGCCCGACCCCATCTACCGGTCGGTGCTCGTGACGCAGATCGTCAACAAGGTGCTCGTGCGCGGCAAGCGGTCGGTGGCCGAGCGCATCGTCTACGACGCGCTCGAGATCATCAAGGACAAGACCGGCTCCGAGCCCACCGCCACCCTGAAGCGGGGCATCGAGAACGTGAAGCCCCAACTCGAGGTGAAGAGCCGTCGCGTCGGCGGCGCGACCTATCAGGTCCCGGTTGAGGTTCGGCCCCGCCGGGCCAACACGCTCGCCATCCGCTGGGTCGTGGGTTACTCGCGCCAGCGGCGGGAGAAGACCATGGCCGGGCGCCTCGCCAACGAGCTGATGGACGCCTCGAACGGCATCGGCTCCGCGGTCAAGCGCCGGGAAGACATGCACAAGATGGCTGAGAGCAACAAGGCGTTCGCCCACTACCGCTGGTAGTCCCGTACCCTTGTTGGGTGGCAGCCGGGCGCCCTCGCCCGGCTGCGCGTCTGCGTGCGCCCGTTTCCCTTCCCCGTCTGAACGCAACCCTCTGAGAGCAGATCATGGCTGAGGCACCCGTCATCCGAGAGTTCCCGCTGGCCCGGACCCGCAACATCGGGATCATGGCCCACATCGACGCGGGCAAGACCACCACGACGGAGCGGATCCTCTATTACACCGGCAAGAACTACAAGATCGGTGAGGTGCACGAGGGCGCCGCCACCATGGACTGGATGGTGCAGGAGCAGGAGCGCGGCATCACCATCACGTCGGCGGCCACCACGTGCAACTGGAAGGACACCTGGATCAACATCATCGACACGCCGGGCCACGTCGACTTCACGGTCGAGGTGGAGCGCAGCCTGCGCGTGCTCGACGGTGCCGTCGCGGTGTTCGACGCGGTGGCCGGCGTCGAGCCCCAGACCGAGACGGTGTGGCGACAGGCGAACAAGTACGGCGTCCCCCGCATCTGCTTCATCAACAAGATGGACCGCATCGGCGCCGACTACTTCCGCGCCGTCGACATGATCAAGGATCGACTCGACGCGCTGCCCGCCGTCGTCCAGCTGCCGATCGGTGCCGAGGGCCACTACCGCGGCTGCGTCGACCTCATCGGGATGAAGGGCCTCGTCTGGGAGGAGGGCATGGGTGAGAAGTGGGAGGTCGCGGAGATCCCGGCCGACCTCCAGGCCCAGGCCGCCGAGTACCGTCACCAGCTGGTCGACGTCCTGTCGACATTCGACGAGAACATCCTCGAGAAGTACGTGGGCGACCAGGAGATCACCGCCGACGACCTGCGCAAGGCGCTCCGCGCCGGCACCATCGCGAACCACGTTGTGCCGGTCCTGTGCGGGTCGGCGTTCAAGAACAAGGGCGTGCAGCCCATGCTCGACGCGGTGGTCGACTTCCTGCCCAGCCCGGTCGACCTGCCACCGATCACCGGCATCGACATCAAGGGCATCGAGGAGCTCGAGCGCCCGGCGGAGGACGCGGCGCCGTTCTCGGCGCTGGCCTTCAAGATCATGACCGACCCCTACGTCGGCAAGCTCACCTACATGCGCGTGTACAGCGGCAAGCTGCACAAGGGCGCGGCCGTCCTCAACTCGTCGCGTGACCGCAAGGAACGCATCGGCCGGATCCTGCAGATGCACGCCAACCACCGCGAGGACAAAGAAGGCGTCTTCGCGGGCGACATCGTGGCCGTGGTCGGCCTCAAGCAGACCACCACGGGCGACA
This genomic stretch from Actinomycetota bacterium harbors:
- the rpsG gene encoding 30S ribosomal protein S7, which codes for MPRKGPAPRRELMPDPIYRSVLVTQIVNKVLVRGKRSVAERIVYDALEIIKDKTGSEPTATLKRGIENVKPQLEVKSRRVGGATYQVPVEVRPRRANTLAIRWVVGYSRQRREKTMAGRLANELMDASNGIGSAVKRREDMHKMAESNKAFAHYRW
- the fusA gene encoding elongation factor G; this translates as MAEAPVIREFPLARTRNIGIMAHIDAGKTTTTERILYYTGKNYKIGEVHEGAATMDWMVQEQERGITITSAATTCNWKDTWINIIDTPGHVDFTVEVERSLRVLDGAVAVFDAVAGVEPQTETVWRQANKYGVPRICFINKMDRIGADYFRAVDMIKDRLDALPAVVQLPIGAEGHYRGCVDLIGMKGLVWEEGMGEKWEVAEIPADLQAQAAEYRHQLVDVLSTFDENILEKYVGDQEITADDLRKALRAGTIANHVVPVLCGSAFKNKGVQPMLDAVVDFLPSPVDLPPITGIDIKGIEELERPAEDAAPFSALAFKIMTDPYVGKLTYMRVYSGKLHKGAAVLNSSRDRKERIGRILQMHANHREDKEGVFAGDIVAVVGLKQTTTGDTLCDPNAPIVLESLEFPEPVIHVAVEPKTKDAQDKLGNALKSLSEEDPTFQVHTDDETGQTIIAGMGELHLEVLVDRMLREFKVDANVGKPQVAYRETIRKPVTKVEERYVRQTGGRGQYGHVVISLEPTGPGGGYEFIDKVTGGVIPKEYIPSVDAGIQEAMQGGVLAGYPTVDIRVTLTYGSYHEVDSSEMAFKIAGSLAFKKAARSAQPVLLEPIMAVEVVTPEDYMGDVIGDLSSRRGKVEGMEQRGSSQVIRSQVPLAEMFGYATDLRSRTQGRATYTMQFHSYQEVPASISREIVARVRGE